CTGCTGGAGCTGTACCGCCGCGTGCCGGGCGTGCGCACCATCCGCGCCGACAACATCCTCATCATCGAGTCGGCTCCCGGCTTCCAGCCTGCGGGCCCTGGCCCGGACCCTGGCCCGGACCCTAGCCCTGGCTCGGCCGCCCGCATCCGCGCAGCCGAGGTGCTCGTGTATGAGGCGCCGCCGCCACCCGGCCGTGTCAGCCGTCTGCTCCAGAAGTTCGACGCTCCGGCCGCGCCGCTCCGCCGCGGGAGTCCGGAACGCggccgccccccgccgccgcaCCCACAGCCCGCTcccggccccgccgccccgcgcGTGGGCGAGCGCGCCGCCCGCTTCGAGCCCGAGGGCCGCGCCACAGGACCCGGGACGCGGCGCAGCGATTTCCTGCAGAAGACCGGCAGCAACTCCTTCACCGTCCACCCTCGGGGCCTGCACCACAGCGCTGGCCCTCGCCCGCTCCCCAACGGGCCTGCGGCCCCCGAGTCCCGGGCGGGTGCTGCCAACGGCCTCGCGGGCTCTGCGCCTGGGCCGGGCGAGTGGAAGCCAAAGGTGGAGTTGGGGGAGCCCCCTGTCCacccgccccccagccccgggACCCCCAGTGCCACTCCAGCCGCGTCCCTGGCCTTGCCCATGACCAACTCTGCCAGTGCCACTCCCAGCCAGCGCCAGTGGGTCTCCGCGGCCACCAGCGCCAATGACTCCTTCGAGATACGGCCAGCCTCCAAGCCAGACATGGATCGAATCCCCGCTGGGGACCTCCAGGCCCGGGCCCTGGCCAGCCTCCGTGTGAACTCCCGAAACTCCTTCATGTTCATCCCTAAGCGCAAGGCCTCTGGGGCCCCTCCTCctgaggggaggcaggtggggggactGCCAGAGGGAGAGGTTGGCTGGGCCTCCCAACGCCTGGAGCTCGAAGCCCAGCTGGTGCCTGCAAGGGATAGCGTGCCTGCTGGAGGGAGGAGCCCCTTGGGGGTCGACGAGGGGGGGTGCCCCAGGCCAGCTACCACCCTTGTGAACCAGGCTGTTAGGCGGCAGAGGCTGCCCTCACCACCCCTGTGTCCCTTAGCCGCTGCAGAAGCTAAGCCTGCCCAGGGCCTCGGGGTTTCCAGCTTGGCCAAggatggtggggagcctgggaggccaGGGTTGCCTGTCACCTTCATTGATGAGGTGGACTCGGAGGATGAGGTCCTTCAACAAGCCAAACTGCCCTGCTCGGGAGCCGGGGGACCTCCTTGGTATCACCCGCACCCCACCGGGCCTGGGCACCCATCAGGGCTCCATCACCGAGGTGGCAACACCTTCACCGTGGTGCCCAAGAGGAAGCCGGGGTCCCTGCAGGCCAACGGGGAGTCTGGGCCacaggaggctgaggaggaggaggaggaggaggaggcaggcagcTTGTCAGAGACCCCTGCTGCCCTGGGGACCTCACTGAAGAAGCGCTATCCCACCGTGCATGAGATTGAGGTGATCGGTGGCTACCTGGCCCTGGAGAAATCCTGTCTCACCAAGGCCGGCTCCTCCAGAAAGAAGGTCAGCAGGGGGCACAGGGGAAGGGGTGCTGGCTGGGCGCGGGGGAGAGAGAGCTGTGGATGTAGCAGGTGCCCACTTCCCAGGACAACTGGCCTGGCTGGGGGATGGCTTCTGTGTGGACCAGAGGAGAGCTGGGGCTGGGTGGCCATGCATGCTcctggaggggctgggctgggggaggtcCCTGGTCTGGGTTCCAGTAGAGCCCTAATGACCCAGAGAAGACAGCGTGCTGATGGTGTACTTCGCAAGGCTGGCGAGGAGGGTCGGTCCAGCCAGCACCGTGTCTGCTTTTTTGTTCTTGCGGCTCCGTCTGGAATTGGCGGGGCAGACCTGTCTCATCAAGGGTCCAGCTGCAGGAAGTAGTCCTGGGCCTGCTGGTTCCACTCCGGCCTGGCTTTGAGGGTGTAGCCTGCCGTGGTCTTCTGGAGTCCTGGCCTACGTGGGCCAAAGGTGCCAGGAcagaagtgggaaggggcaggagaccTGTGATTTGGGTGTGGTCACATCCCTACCCCACTGTCAGCCTAGGGGCACAGCGCTGGGAGCTGTTCagtggctgggggcggggggcggggggggggggctctcagCTCCGCAGAAGGGAGGCTGCCCTGGTGCTCAGCAGGACCAGGCTTCATGCAAGTGTTTATTGAACTCCTATCGTGTGTGTGCCAGGGCCGGGGTGTGTTGCTAGGGGCAGTGTAGACTCTCCCTCTCATGGGGGAGGACAGGCCTCAGACAGAGAGACCCAGGTGCAAGACCAGGAGCCCTGCTGGAGCCTCAGTCCCCAGCTGCTCAGCGACCCGGAACCCTCtgggcacaaaaaaaaaaaaaaaaaaaaaagttcctcagATTCTTCCTGGTCATTCCAGCACCTGTGTCTGGCCCTGGGGCAAATTCCAAGGCCAGCCCCACATGACCCCCCTCAGCAGGCATGGGGCAGACGTGTCTTCCCCTGGAACCGAGATGGTGCCTGGCAAGCTTCTGTGTCGGCCGGTGGTATCTCCAGGCTCACCCTTGAAGCTACTTCCGCCATTGGCCTCACTTGCCTTGGGCGATGGGGGTGGTGATGTGCCTTATGTCCACGGaagcacccccccctccccaccgatGCCTGCTGGTCGTCCAATCACGTAAgccacctcctccctctgacATGAGTTGGACTTGTCTTCCTCCGTGATCACGCCCTGCTCCTTGGGTGAGGGCATCGGTGCTCCTGCTGTCTCCATCTGCTGAGACAGGCATCCACACCCAACTCCCTTCGTACTTCCGGAGGGCCCGTCCTGCCTGCCTGACCTTGACTCACCCTCTCTTTAGTGCCAcagctctcccaccctccctcctacCCTTAGACACAGTCACCAACCCCacctccaggctctaagccacccctccccctcgTTCCTGCTTCCTGACCTTTGACCCTACGCTCTAGGAGGCAGTACCTTTCCATTCTGGCCCCAAGAAGTGGAGGTGATAACAGTTCCCCACTTTGTAGATGGGGAACCTGAGGGTGGCAGGAGGTCGTGGAGCTTGTGGGGCAGGAATTGAGTGCTGGTTTCTGCTTCTAGAGCCTCGCTCACCTGGCCCCAGCTGGGGAAAGAGCTGTGGGGGTCCTGTGTGGTAGGGTTGGGGTGAGAAGGGCGGGAGGAAGTTCTGGGTGGAAGCAGGCCCTGGCCTGGTCTCCATGCCAGCCTGAGGGAGTTGGGGGTCCAGATGGATGATGCCTGGCAAGCCGAGTGGCCTCACCAGGGCCCTGCCAGAGCAGCGTGGCTACTGGAGGTGACTCCTCCTTGTGGGCACTGCCCCACCCCCGCACCAGCTGCCCGGCAGGAAGAGCCAGAGCTCCTGTTGAGTGGGACAGAGGTGTGGGGCTGCCCGGTCCTTCGGGGCAGTCCGCTGGCTCGGGCCGTCCCCTGTGTCTCGTCCGTTCCCTGGTGGTCCTCCGGCCAtccctccaggccctgggctgcgGGACCTCGCCCTCGCCTGTACCACGCCAGCCAGCTTGTGGTTTGGGCCCTTGTCCAGCTTGCCTCCATCCTGACTAGGGACTTAGTGGACTGGAGGTTAGTGGGACCTTGGGGCCCTCTGGCTGACCCGGGTAGTGCTGGGAGGTACTGGGGTCTTCCAGGGGGCAGGTGAGGTATGGCTCTGCAGGGGGACTGTCAGGACAGCCTGCCCTTGAGCTGGCAGGTGCGTGTAGGGTGTTGTGACCTTGCTGGGCCTTGGAGGGCTATAGCCCTGTCTTGGTGGTGGGGGCACCCAGCCTGCCATTGTGCCTGGGAGGCCTGCCGGGGATTGGGGGGCGTCTCTACTTGATTGTCTCTTGGCAGAATTGCTGATGCCCTATCTGTCCCTCCCTTAATGGCCAAGCAGGGACTGGCTGCTGGGGGGCATCGTGACCATGCCCCCTCtcacctctgccccagcccccaggctgtGCTGCCGAGTGGGACTGTCCAGCTGCTCTCCACACCTGCCTCCCTCGGGGTTGGTGGGCTGGTGCTCAGGGCCTCTCCCCTTTGTGAGGTGCCACCTGGCCAGGTTCCTGCTTTTCTGGCGGCTCCTTCCCCTCGcctttgccctcctcccctccttacCCTCTGGTTCTCTGCCCAGCCTGAGTGTGTCAGTGTCCCCAGGGCTCAATCTATGACACCCTAGGTCATCTGCCCTCACTTAGGGAGTAactgccacccagacaccccagtctTGTTGGCCGGGGCTTGGCCCTCAGCCTCGCTCCAGTCCCCAGACCTGTGGTGCGGCTGCCCCAGTCACCTGCTTCCCTGCCGGTGTGGAACGCTGTGCCCGCCACCACCGATGTGTCATGGCTgtgtcccctctgccctccttcccccgcTTCCtacctgtgcccccccccccagctcttcCTGTAGGCACCCACCCTTCATGTTCTTCCTACAGCCCAGGTGCCACTGGGcaggcctggaccctgcttcactCAGCTTCCCCACCGCCAGAGGGTCTGCCTTGGGCTGGGGCATCCGGAAGCAGTGTGGGAGCTTTGGCAGAGACTGTGTGGGGTGGTCCCGTCGTCCCCGAGAACGCAGActgagtgggggatgggaggaggcagGCGTGTGCCAGGGAGTGAGGACAGGGCGGGTGCTCACCCCCAGCAGGGGGACTGGTTGAACCCGGCTCCCCGACCAGAGTCCAGGGTGGACGCCCTTCGGTAACCCGAGCTGGGTGTGCACAGGTAGGGCAGGGTGAGGGGGACAAAGGGCCTGTGAGAGCTGGAAGGTGGGCCGACCCAGGACCCACCTGCCGACTGCACTTGGCACAGAGGGCAAAGTCCCCAAGAGCCAGGTGCGTGCAAGTGCCAGCCCCTGGCCACGCCCGGCCCATCTGCCTGGGGTCTGGAGGCTGGCCCTCCCCAGCAGCATTTGTCACAGGGTGTCTTGTGATTCAGAGACCTGCACCCACAAGGAGGCCTGTGAGCCCCACCAGGCCATGGAGTGTGGAGACTGAAGGGAGGCGGATGTGACCCAAGCCCTGGGCCCCAGCTGGGCGCAGACAGTGGCCTGTGAgcgctgccccgcccccgcccctgcccggcCAGGCTGTGCCAGGCTCAGTGCCTGTGCGAGCCCAGCCCCCTCGGTCTCCCTGCTAGGAGCTGGTCATGTGGACTAATGAGGGCACGCTAATCCGGCCGGGCCCTGGCAGCCAGCCCTTCCTGTGTCTTcggtggtgggggatgggcctGGAGGGCTCAGGGTCGTTGGGGACAATGCTGTGTACCCAGGGGTGACTGGACGCCCTGGTCACTGTGGGGCCTTGGGTCAGGGGCAGGCCCCTGGGTTAGGCCTCTGTCTTGCTAGGcttggggcgggggtggcagCTGGAGGGTTGGGTGGGGCCTGCTGTGGGGACCAGGCAGATTGAGGAACAGTGTGCCTTCAAGCCACGGGAGCAAGTATCTCTTGGTTTTGCCTGACTTGGGTGATCTGCGCTCATCTGCTCTTGTCCCCGACTGTTCGTTTGTGCCGCTAGCTGGGGCAAAGCTGACTGGGCCTGGGCCTGAGATTCGCCCAGCAGGTCTGTGTGTGAACCACACTGAGGTGGAAAGCACGCGAGCTGGGGGTGCCGGTGGCTGTGTGGGGCTGTGTGTGCGCATGTGGCtgtgggagggggcagctggAGCATGTGCCCTTGTTTGGGGACACTCGCTCAGCCTGGCATTGCCCCCTGAGACCAGTGCCGGGACCCCCTCTGCTGCCCAGGCTGCGAGTCCAGCTTTCCTGTGAGGCCCCTGCATGTCCTGCTGTCGCTGGGCCCCATGGTTCTCTGCCTGGGGGCCCAGCTCCTGCCTCCGGCTCCttccaggggaggaggggaacttGAGCTGGCTGCTGGAGTCTTGTGCTCAGGAGTTTAATGTTTCGGGCTCCTGCAGGGCCGCTCCCATCTGCTGCAGGCTGGTGCCTCTCGTATTCGTTACCAACCTGCTGGGCCTGGCCGAACCCTGCTGAGCAAGTCTGGTGGGCCTGTGGCTTTAGTGGGGAGTGGAGTCCTGGGTCAGGGAGTTTGAGGGTCCATCTGCCATCCTGCTTGCGCCTCGCTTCCTCTCCACACCAGCAGCCTCGTCTGCACTCTGAGGCCGTTGGGAGAAAAGAGGATTTGCTCAGGCATGAAATTCTGCAGCCTGCAGAGCGGGCAGTGTAGACAAGGGCCAAGTGGACAGCCCAGGTGGGAGGAAAGGGTCAGCGCGACCCCCACTTGGGTGCAGTTTTGGTCTAATTCTGACttggtctgtaaaatggggtgatgGCATTTGGTGTCGCCCCCCTGGGGTTTGGCATATGCCAGCCACCCTGCTTTGCCACCTCATGGACGCCCCGGGGGCCTGGCCTTAGGCGTGTGCCCCGTCCTGCCCAGCAGCACTGGTCCATGCTGAGCTGTGCAGGAAGCGTCATTCGGGTGCCTAGCAAGCCAGGATGTGAACTCGGTCCTGGAGAGAGACCCCAGCCAACAACACACTGCTGGTGGCTGAGGAGGTCGGGCACCCGAGTAGGTGGGCCCCCCGAGTGCCGTCTCACTTAGACCCTGCTCCTGCCATAGAGCCTCTAGGTGGCTGGTGCTCCCCTGCGAAGGCAGCCCTTCAACCCTAGGAGCTGCCATAGAAGTTTCTAGAGACACTGAGACTTTGGGCTCTGGTCCCTGGGCAGGGTTGGTTACCCGAGGTGATGTGACCCTGGGCctggggggagaaggggatggGTGGGGTCTGGGAGGCAGGTGTTTGGACACACTGGCCCTGGGTTGCATGGGCAGCCAGAACAACCTTCCTGGGGTCCTTGTGGCCCGGGCCAGCAGGGTGCCGGTAAAGGAGTGGTCTCCGATGAGGGGCAGCCCCCCCACCTTTCAGTTCTGAAGGGTTGATGGCATGTTCTGCTACCTGCCTGGGGCCGCCAACCTCTACCGTGCCTCCAGGGTCACTGTGCCCGGCTCAGCCTGGCTGGAGTAACCCCTGGTAGCCAGGCAGCAGAGCCCTGCTGATGTACCTCCTGTCCTTAGATGAAGATCTCCTTCAATGACAAGCGCCTGCAGACCACATTTGAGTACCCTCCTGAGAGCTCGCTGGTACAGGAGGAGGCGGctgaggcccaggaggaggacggggaggaggaagaggaggaggaggagtccaGCTCAGATGGGGTGGTGGAGAAGCCCTTCTCGCTGTTCCTGCCCCGAGCCACTTTTGTGAACAGCGTGGGGCCCGAGAGCCCTCACCTGCCGGACAGCAGCTCAGGTGAGTGCCCACGTGTGGGAATGGGCGGCCCAGTGGGTAGCTGGGCCACACGTCCACACATGTGCCTCTTGGCCCACAGGCTTGTCCGGCTACACTCCAAAACACTCTGTGGCCTTCAGTAAATGGCAGGAACAGACACTGGAGCAGGCTCCGAGTGAGGTGGAGCCCACACCCAAGGAGGTCATGGTGAGCAGGGGTGCGGCTGGGAGGGCCAACACCcaaggcctggggtggggggtgtctctAATGCCTGGATGAGTCCCAttggctccctctctgtccttctctctcagctCACCCCTGCCAGTCAGAACGACCTCTCAGACTTCCGAAGTGAGCCAGCCCTCTATTTCTGACCCCAGCCCTGCCAGGATGGCCCAGGCTGAGCCCTGGGAGCCGGGCAGTGCCCAGAAGCCCGCCCTCGCTCTGCACCCCCCACCTCTCGCTgccctgttgggctctgccctgccatatcccaccctcccttcctgggGTTGGCCTGAGCCTAGGGCGCCGGGGTCTCCTGCTTCCCTCGAGGCCGAGTCTCACTCTGCAGCCCTGGTTTGGGGGCACTGCCTGTGGAAGATGGACAGGGTCCCACTGGACACCATGCCAGCAGGTGTCTGGTGCATGTGTGAAGGGCTAGGTTGGCTGCCTGTCCTCTGTGGGACTTCCAGCCCTTCCCAGCCCACACCCCCCAACTGCAGACCTCAACTCGCCCCGTTTGTGATGAATGGCAAGTTTTTTCTTGCCTCTAACGATGGATTCAATAAATACCACTGGACAAGgcctcctctgccttccctgtGTGGTCCTTGGCCAAAGAagcagggagcaggggtggggtctgTGGGGCTCCATCGAGGCCCTGGCAGCGAGGAGGAAGGTACAGTGGGAGCCCAGCCGGGACATCTGTGCCTGGGTATGGGGTAGTCCTGTGTGGCACCCCCACACGTTGCTGTCTGGCGGTCCAGGCGTTCGCTCCCGTAGCCCCGCCTGCCCTGCTTCCCCTCCCAGCCACCCCCCTGGGGGAAGAGGGACCCCCGTGAGCACTtctggtctctgggctgacacaGTGGGAGCTGTAGGGGGAGGAGCACTTTGGGCTTGCTCTCTGGGGTCTGGTACTCTGGCTGGACCAGAGCCGTTTTTAAGGCCAAGCGCCTGGGAGGGGACGAGGAGCGGGCGGAACCTCAGGGATCTCGCCTCCTGTGTGGCTTGGAAAGCCACCTGACCCACAGGAGCCTGCAGCAAGGCTGTAGGAGGCAGACCACTTCCCTGGGGTCCGTGCTAACGGCTGGCAGGAAAACCCAGCAGAATCCAAGAGGcaacaggagacacagaactgcCTGCTCAGCTTGGAGCTGGGGCTGCTTGTAATCCAGGCAACGGATGCAAGTACATCCCTCCTGAAGAGTCAAGCCCGCGAGAAATGCTGCTTGGCCAAActtgggaaggaggagggtgtTTTTAGTGTTCTGGGTGGAGTGGGCCCAGGTTTCTCCAGACCTTCTCAATACACGCTTCTCAGACCTGCCTAGCTGCAGGGACCCCCATAGGAGCTAACTGGCCAGCAGAGACAGTCCCAGAGAGGACTCAGGGTGGAGGGCTGGGCCCCAGGCAGCGTGGGAGGCTGGAAGTCAGCACGCTTGGTGGGACCAGGAAGAGTGGGGAGTGGTGGTGCTGTGGGGTTGGAGCAAAGTTTAGAATCCTGGAGCTGGGGCACAGCCCTGGCTGGAGAGCGTCTCCCTGGGCCAGGCCTTGTGCTGGGGAATAGGGCATCGCACAGACCGAGACCAACAGGCAGAACACCACCCGACGGGGAGGCTAAGtgctggggttgggggcagggggccagCAGCCCTGGTGGGGAGAAAGGGTGGGTGACAAGGTCCCAGGGAATGCTCAAGGGTACCCTCAACTCTGTCCCCAAAGCCAACAAGGCTCGTCACAGGGAAAGCCACTCCAGGCCCTCCTCTGCCACGAAGCCATGCGGCTGGGCTCACATTGGATCTGGGGTCGTGCAGCAGTCCCACGTCCCACATGCAGGACACGGGACACAGGCAGTAAGCTACCTTCACAAAGACAATCTTTACTGACAGTCATAGGCCACCAGGGCAAGCTCTGAGGGGGtgggccccagcccctcccctgctcccctggcCTGGGCACCGAGGTGAGGTGGCTGCCGTGCTGGTGAAAGTAGGGAGCAGGGTCTTTCTGGCAGCCCAGGGCGGGGGTGAGGGGACCTCCGCCCTGAGCGCAACTCACCCAGAGCCTGTCCTTCCCATGTCCTATGAGTACAGGGCCAGGACCCCCACCTGGTGGGCTGTACCCAGGGCTGTACTTGTCACCTGGGGCAGGTGAAGCTGGGCAACTGCCTCTTGGCACCCGAGACAGCGAAAGGAGGCAGCTACTACCACGAAGAATAAAGACGCTTTGAAGACAGGCTTGTTGGGGGTCGAGCCACTGAGGGACGTGGGAGGCAGGCCCCTCCCCACCAATGGCCTCCTcagctctccctgcctccactgctCTTGTGCTCCGAGGCTGTGGCTTTGGTCAAGTTCCCGGCTTCCCTCTTCAGGACACTAAGCAGAGTCTGCGAGCTTTCCAGGATCTGGAAACGGGGACACGAGACGGCTGTCACTATCCCTCTCGTCAGAAGGCTCGCACAGTCCAGCTCTGCTCCTACCGAGCCGGTGCCAAGCctggggcagaagcagggagaggaagcCCCTGACAGGAGGGTCGGACAGGGTCAGGAGAGCCTTTAGCCCAAAGCCCCCCTCCTTGCACCCTGGGAAGCCAGACGAGATGAGCTCTGGCCCTTGCTGCCACTCTCTGCCCGTGGTCTGGGCCAAGCCATAAAACTACGGTGCACAGAACAGGACTTGGGGCGTGCCGGGCCCCACTGACAGCCCCACTGTCATCCCACAGCGGTCCTGACCATGTTGTAGTCCTGTCGCCTCTGCCCGTGGGTGCCCCCAGGCCACCCCCCGCAGGCCACAGGCATGCAGGCTCCCTGCCGGCCCCGAGCCCCACCTTGAGGTAGGCAGCCTCTGTCTCTGCGATGGTCCGGTCAAACTCGTTGCGAGAAGCAATCTTGCGCGCCAGATTCTCGTTGACTCGGGCCAGTTTCTCTGTCAGCTGCCTCACCTCGCTCTGCAGCCGCTGCTTCTCATCCTCCTCCTGCTGGATCTGCCGACACAACTCCTCTCGCTTCTGACACAGCTCCTCGATGCCTACAGTGGGCCGAGCGGGGCAGGCGCTGTGGACCCAGGGCAGGAAGGACAGCAGCACCCCTGCCACTCTGGAGCCCACTGCTGTGTAGGAGGAGAGGGTGGCGGGAGGCCCGGGGCTGGCTCGGCCACCTTCCACCGCCGCCAGGCCA
This DNA window, taken from Acinonyx jubatus isolate Ajub_Pintada_27869175 chromosome D4, VMU_Ajub_asm_v1.0, whole genome shotgun sequence, encodes the following:
- the TPRN gene encoding taperin, with translation MAGLGRPGPGPRAAMPAWKREILERKRAKLAALGGGAGAGAEAGAAEPSGPEAERLVLAESLGPLRENPFMRLESERRRGARRGGGEGPAGARPVQQLLELYRRVPGVRTIRADNILIIESAPGFQPAGPGPDPGPDPSPGSAARIRAAEVLVYEAPPPPGRVSRLLQKFDAPAAPLRRGSPERGRPPPPHPQPAPGPAAPRVGERAARFEPEGRATGPGTRRSDFLQKTGSNSFTVHPRGLHHSAGPRPLPNGPAAPESRAGAANGLAGSAPGPGEWKPKVELGEPPVHPPPSPGTPSATPAASLALPMTNSASATPSQRQWVSAATSANDSFEIRPASKPDMDRIPAGDLQARALASLRVNSRNSFMFIPKRKASGAPPPEGRQVGGLPEGEVGWASQRLELEAQLVPARDSVPAGGRSPLGVDEGGCPRPATTLVNQAVRRQRLPSPPLCPLAAAEAKPAQGLGVSSLAKDGGEPGRPGLPVTFIDEVDSEDEVLQQAKLPCSGAGGPPWYHPHPTGPGHPSGLHHRGGNTFTVVPKRKPGSLQANGESGPQEAEEEEEEEEAGSLSETPAALGTSLKKRYPTVHEIEVIGGYLALEKSCLTKAGSSRKKMKISFNDKRLQTTFEYPPESSLVQEEAAEAQEEDGEEEEEEEESSSDGVVEKPFSLFLPRATFVNSVGPESPHLPDSSSGLSGYTPKHSVAFSKWQEQTLEQAPSEVEPTPKEVMLTPASQNDLSDFRSEPALYF
- the SSNA1 gene encoding microtubule nucleation factor SSNA1 → MTQQGAALQNYNNELVKCIEELCQKREELCRQIQQEEDEKQRLQSEVRQLTEKLARVNENLARKIASRNEFDRTIAETEAAYLKILESSQTLLSVLKREAGNLTKATASEHKSSGGRES